One stretch of Euphorbia lathyris chromosome 7, ddEupLath1.1, whole genome shotgun sequence DNA includes these proteins:
- the LOC136201095 gene encoding uncharacterized protein yields MPKVTEASSAASGSGSKVIDYFIGMGFPEKRVVEAIRANGCSANKNGLQRGGEFNGCREMGRASLNGRVDRFHCAAQMQKAFDAPEEKRKIYHRYSKQKKKLKIVHGDDELVRN; encoded by the exons ATGCCAAAAGTAACAGAG GCAAGCTCAGCTGCAAGTGGTTCTGGATCCAAGGTGATTGATTATTTTATTGGAATGGGATTTCCAGAAAAAAGGGTTGTTGAAGCAATTCGGGCCAATG GTTGTTCAGCTAACAAAAATGGGTTACAGCGAGGAGGAGAGTTCAATGGCTGTAGAGAGATGGG GAGAGCAAGCCTCAATGGCAGAGTTGACAGATTTCATTGTGCTGCTCAAATGCAAAAGGCATTTGATGCTCCAGAAGAGAag AGGAAAATCTATCATCGTTActctaagcaaaagaagaagcTGAAGATAGTACATGGAGATGATGAGCTGGTACGGAACTAA